One window of Candidatus Hydrogenedentota bacterium genomic DNA carries:
- a CDS encoding DUF2239 family protein yields MTTENTYTAFAGDRQIAAGDVRALLAGAKAHLDSGGDALLIFEDQTGIQIDFDFRGTLDDVLARLARHPHFTPAPAPPVAERTGPGRPNLGVVSREVTLLPRHWEWLEAQKGGISATLRRLVDEARKQGAGGERASRAWDAAGKFMWTMAGNLPEFEEASRALYAKDLPRLEAFAKDWPGDIRTHLLRLTAVAAGLEAQA; encoded by the coding sequence ATGACGACAGAAAACACCTACACCGCCTTCGCGGGGGACCGGCAAATCGCCGCCGGGGACGTTCGTGCCCTGCTGGCCGGGGCCAAGGCGCACTTGGACTCGGGCGGGGACGCTCTGCTGATCTTCGAGGACCAGACGGGGATTCAGATAGACTTCGATTTCCGGGGAACCCTGGACGACGTGCTGGCGCGGCTGGCGCGCCATCCCCACTTCACCCCCGCCCCCGCGCCGCCGGTCGCGGAACGGACCGGTCCCGGGCGGCCGAACCTCGGGGTGGTCAGCCGCGAGGTGACGCTGCTGCCGCGCCACTGGGAATGGCTGGAGGCGCAGAAGGGGGGGATTTCGGCCACCCTGCGCCGGCTGGTGGACGAGGCCCGCAAACAGGGCGCGGGGGGCGAACGGGCATCCAGGGCCTGGGACGCGGCGGGAAAGTTCATGTGGACCATGGCGGGGAACCTGCCGGAGTTCGAGGAGGCGTCGCGCGCCCTGTACGCGAAGGACCTGCCGCGTCTGGAAGCGTTCGCAAAGGACTGGCCTGGGGATATCCGGACCCATCTGCTGCGGCTCACCGCCGTCGCGGCGGGGCTGGAGGCCCAGGCGTAG
- a CDS encoding acetylxylan esterase, whose translation MRNMKTTPKPLRSLAMALALFTVCGMAGAADPPVMPWNLDTLSQAPKEYPAPGFDEKGVRALFYDGLPFNGKPTRVFAWYGVPEGKEGTKYPAMVLVHGGGGTAFAEWVRLWTGRGYAAIAMDTCGCVPKGKYSDWERHPDGGPAGWGDFEHAGAAPEEQWSYHAVADVVLAHSLIRSYPEVDADRTGVTGISWGGYLTCITAGVDPRFKLAVPVYGCGFLGEDSAWLDAFAGMGPEKAGRWLGLWDPSVYLGRARMPLLWVTGTNDFAYPMGSLQKSYRLPQGPRHLCVRIRMPHGHGGAGENPEEIRVFAESLLNGGKPLPKITAQSRDDSSIWVTYAAETPVSRAELTYTKARGKWQDRLWESIPATVHADRGAVEATLPEGVTAYYVNLFDDRDCAVSTEHEETVPESR comes from the coding sequence ATGAGGAACATGAAAACGACCCCCAAACCGCTTCGGTCTCTGGCGATGGCCCTGGCACTGTTCACCGTGTGCGGCATGGCTGGGGCGGCGGACCCGCCGGTCATGCCGTGGAATCTGGACACCCTGTCGCAGGCGCCGAAGGAATACCCCGCCCCCGGATTTGACGAAAAAGGGGTGCGCGCGCTGTTCTATGACGGCCTGCCGTTCAACGGAAAGCCCACCCGGGTCTTCGCCTGGTACGGCGTGCCTGAGGGCAAAGAGGGGACGAAATATCCGGCCATGGTGCTGGTCCACGGCGGCGGGGGCACGGCCTTCGCCGAGTGGGTGCGCCTGTGGACCGGGCGCGGCTATGCCGCCATCGCCATGGACACCTGCGGCTGCGTGCCGAAGGGCAAATACAGCGACTGGGAGCGCCATCCCGACGGCGGTCCGGCGGGCTGGGGGGACTTCGAGCACGCCGGGGCCGCGCCGGAGGAGCAGTGGTCTTATCATGCCGTGGCGGATGTTGTTCTCGCGCATTCCCTGATCCGCTCGTATCCGGAGGTGGACGCCGACCGCACCGGCGTCACCGGCATTTCCTGGGGCGGCTATCTCACCTGCATCACCGCCGGGGTGGACCCCCGCTTCAAGCTCGCCGTTCCCGTGTACGGGTGCGGCTTTCTCGGCGAGGACTCCGCGTGGTTGGACGCCTTCGCGGGCATGGGTCCGGAAAAGGCCGGGCGCTGGCTCGGCCTGTGGGACCCCTCCGTCTATCTGGGCCGCGCGCGCATGCCTCTCCTCTGGGTGACGGGCACCAACGACTTCGCCTACCCCATGGGCTCCCTGCAGAAGTCCTACCGCCTGCCGCAGGGCCCCCGGCATCTGTGCGTCCGCATCCGCATGCCCCACGGGCACGGCGGCGCCGGCGAGAATCCCGAGGAAATCCGGGTCTTCGCGGAGAGCCTGCTGAACGGGGGGAAACCCCTCCCCAAAATAACCGCACAAAGCCGCGATGACAGTTCCATCTGGGTCACCTACGCCGCGGAGACGCCCGTGTCGCGCGCCGAGCTGACCTACACCAAGGCCCGGGGCAAATGGCAGGACCGACTCTGGGAAAGCATCCCCGCCACCGTGCATGCCGACCGGGGTGCGG